A genomic region of Caenorhabditis elegans chromosome V contains the following coding sequences:
- the Y43F8B.25 gene encoding VHS domain-containing protein (Confirmed by transcript evidence) produces the protein MELADHELYDFDKFLTRAREMSKRKPPDVLLFYELIWGAAVVCVKQFFLEKFKILMKNHYVIRKIITIITSLNPANPSVCEKLSTAWDFAERCHKNFFNIVFLPVELRQEILKSIKGMRKSLENADLQNIETILNFEFKIIEHRNDWTVKIGNNKLPYNRVAFLPKPPK, from the exons ATGGAGCTT gCAGATCATGAATTATACGactttgacaaatttttgacgaGAGCAAGGGAAATGTCAAAGCGAAAGCCACCCgatgttttgttattttacGAGCTAATTTGGGGCGCCGCGGTCGTGTGTGTGAAgcagttttttcttgaaaaattcaaaattctaatgaaaaatcattatgttattagaaaaataattacaatTATTACCTCACTAAACCCTGCGAATCCTTCTGTCTGCGAAAAACTATCTACAGCATGGGATTTTGCTGAGAg ATGTCATAAAAACTTCTTTAACATTGTGTTTTTGCCAGTGGAATTGCGACAAGAGATTTTGAAATCGATAAAAGGAATGAGGAAGAGTCTTGAAAATGCTGatcttcaaaatattgaaacaattttgaactttgagtttaaaataatCGAACACCGGAACGATTGGACTGTGAAGATAGGGAACAACAAGCTGCCATACAATCGAGTAGCGTTTCTTCCAAAGCCGCCAAAATga
- the Y43F8B.23 gene encoding RAD protein (Pv-fam-e) (Partially confirmed by transcript evidence), translating to MDEKDQGDSKKYSKEFRAKGGGRGMATNFSEKMADTEVMPHGISSFKSKRENQNDTEWNLKEKCSESEVQNNPMCMEKCPDISEIKTTMDKNNSIGDLEEDSTDLTTTSHLYPVEWRPLPASSSMENYQIGNNENAVDCVNDIEKGWKKLEEIKKEEAEGVSEINDYRNLLKNAKEASDNFEIVEFSKCFWKTVSSFTNAFYQENFKYSVNDNNLKQMYEKLCVGLDGSEAAFIMRSWD from the exons ATGGACGAAAAGGATCAAGGGGACTCAAAGAAATATAGTAAAGAATTTAGAGCAAAAGGAGGAGGAAGAGGGATGGCAacgaatttttcggaaaaaatggcTGATACAGAAGTCATGCCGCATGGCATTTCAAGTTTCAAGA GTAAAcgtgaaaatcaaaatgacACTGAATGGAATTTGAAGGAAAAGTGTTCAGAATCAGAAGTGCAGAACAACCCGATGTGTATGGAAAAGTGTCCTGATATTTCTGAGAT AAAAACGACAATGGATAAAAACAACAGCATCGGGGACTTAGAAGAAGATAGTACAGACTTAACGACAACCTCTCATTTGTATCCAGTGGAGTG GCGGCCGCTTCCCGCATCTTCCTCCatggaaaattatcaaattggaaacaatgaaaatgcTGTCGATTGTGTAAATGACATCGAAAAAGGTTGGAAAAAGTTGGAGG aaataaaaaaagaagaagcagagGGAGTATCAGAAATTAATGACTATcgtaatttgttgaaaaacgcAAAAGAAGCATCAGACAACTTCGAAATTgtcgaattttctaaatgtttctGGAAAACAGTTTCGAGCTTCACCAACGCTTTCTACcaagaaaacttcaaatatagTGTCAACGATAATAATTTGAAGCAGATGTATGAAAAACTATGTGTTGGTCTCGATGGATCGGAAGCCGCTTTTATAATGCGATCGTGGGATTGA
- the Y43F8B.12 gene encoding uncharacterized protein (Partially confirmed by transcript evidence), whose product MASPAYKKYDFNQFLDTAREMNIREPPDVVIFCELIYGAAITCLKKFFLRDVFKIFITSHKANIDLMDVVIKSFTDSTNSGKLSKAWAHAQNCHTNFYELKNMKKKLKQNILKSVSEMNNIIKKADIDMINNNLKPFLKQMEKLPTKKTVTIGNESFEYNKTASWYN is encoded by the exons ATGGCATCG ccTGCTTATAAAAAGTACGACTTCAATCAATTTCTGGATACAGCAAGAGAAATGAATATCCGAGAACCGCCCGACGTTGTGATTTTCTGCGAACTCATCTATGGCGCTGCAATCACATGCCTTAAGAAGTTTTTCCTCCGTGATGTGTTCAAAATCTTTATCACTAGTCATAAGGCCAACATAGATCTTATGGACGTTGTTATAAAAAGCTTCACGGACTCTACTAATagtggaaaattgtcaaaagcCTGGGCACACGCTCAAAA CTGTCATACCAACTTCTACGAGctcaaaaacatgaaaaaaaaactgaagcaGAATATACTGAAATCTGTGAGCGAAATGAACAATATCATCAAAAAAGCTGACATTGACATGATTAATAACAATTTGAagccatttttgaaacaaatggAAAAACTACCAACCAAGAAAACCGTGACTATTGGGAATGAATCATTTGAGTACAACAAAACGGCCAGTTGGTATAACTAA
- the Y43F8B.11 gene encoding T20D4.11-like domain-containing protein (Confirmed by transcript evidence), with translation MKSSLFFLFSWILVQISSATTCTTTDQIKFLQCKGSMIKIQDLLKLYAPYTETPVPGSVFKQISKLCDVAVKCVDQITCAEARKGVSMMEFACEGIEMSSGPFGDCLAKVQQNPPDSEKYPCAELFVKNSLDTISKGCQLFTHNSECVVTVAKDLCGAQAADSYKKGAPYMKKLMNCS, from the exons ATGAAATCTTCCCTCTTCTTCCTATTTTCTTGGATTTTAGTCCAAATTTCATCAGCCACGACATGCACAACAACGGATCAGATTAAATTCCTTCAGTGCAAAGGGAGCATGATTAAAATTCAGGATTTGCTGAAACTTTACGCACCGTACACCGAGACACCCGTTCCTGGCTCGGTTTTTaagcaaatttcaaagttatgtGATGTTGCTGTg aaatgtgtAGATCAAATCACGTGTGCTGAGGCCAGAAAAGGGGTCTCAATGATGGAATTTGCCTGTGAGGGTATTGAAATGAGCTCCGGACCCTTTGGAGATTGTTTGGCGAAGGTTCAGCAAAATCCAccggattctgaaaaatatccatGTGCTGAGCTTTTTGTGAAGAAttct CTTGACACAATATCCAAAGGCTGTCAGCTTTTCACCCACAACTCCGAATGCGTCGTCACCGTTGCCAAGGACCTGTGCGGAGCCCAGGCAGCGGATTCATACAAGAAAGGAGCTCCGTATATGAAGAAGCTCATGAATTGCTCATAA
- the Y43F8B.10 gene encoding T20D4.11-like domain-containing protein (Confirmed by transcript evidence), whose protein sequence is MGISKTRPKQKLLQAPPILDPDPAPFAPNSSETRTGKYFIYAFIILSIFINGASNYAWFSTFYECSKAEEIVQRMCAPKLERLELLIESTVPEFAMTPIGRDMARKCAEVEECLGAVQCSQPELRSDFLQKCSIFQFFHTEFATCRDVLQKSSKIRENCVKKLFATGPISCDVLNEHLECYRTKIEENCDTDAVFMYHFDIHMYNYAQIMNCTEVELD, encoded by the exons atgggCATCTCAAAAACTCGCCCAAAACAAAAGTTGCtccaagctccgcccattttggATCCAGACCCCGCCCCTTTTGCTCCAAACTCCTCAGAAACTCGAACCGGAAAATATTTCATATACGCtttcataattttatcaatatttattaatGGAGCATCAAATTATGCGTGGTTTTCCACGTTTTACGAGTGCTCAAAAGCCGAGGAAATTGTGCAAAGGATGTGTGCTCCGAAGTTGGAACGGCTGGAATTATTGATTGAAAGTACGGTACCGGAGTTTGCTATGACACCAATTGGACGGGATATGGCCCGGAAATGTGCAGAAGTGGAG gaatgccTAGGCGCCGTTCAGTGCTCCCAGCCGGAGCTCCGTAgtgattttctccaaaaatgctcaatttttcaatttttccacacAGAATTTGCCACCTGCCGGGACGTTCtacaaaaatcatcgaaaattcgcgaaaattgtgtgaaaaagtTGTTCGCTACGGGACCCATTTCGTGTGATgtgctcaatgagcatttGGAGTGTTATCGGAcaaaaatcgaggaaaattGTGATACGGATGCGGTTTTTATGTATCATTTTGATATTCATATGTATAATTATGCACAAATCATGAATTGTACAGAAGTGGAGTTGGATTGA
- the Y43F8B.9 gene encoding FLZ-type domain-containing protein (Confirmed by transcript evidence) — protein MAPPAQPPPVAVKNTKEAWTKFMKKKAEQAVYPSKESSTLQPKYLFDASTLVLPMCFECRRASRHLEMAINLCSICRANFEAQIASRFFRHDVLLVKRKLEANQDTTNLKE, from the exons ATGGCGCCACCGGCACAACCTCCACCGGTAGCTGTAAAAAATACGAAGGAGGCATGGACT aaattcatgaaaaagaAAGCGGAGCAAGCTGTGTATCCGTCGAAGGAGTCGTCGACGCTACAGCCCAAGTATCTGTTCGACGCCAGCACGCTTGTACTGCCAATGTGCTTTGAGTGCCGCAGGGCCAGTCGACACCTTGAAATGG CAATCAATCTGTGTTCCATCTGCAGGGCAAACTTCGAGGCCCAAATAGCATCGCGCTTCTTCAGGCACGACGTACTTCTGGTGAAGCGGAAACTGGAAGCCAACCAGGACACCACGAATTTGAAGGAGTaa
- the Y43F8B.22 gene encoding uncharacterized protein (Predicted), producing MQFNNILKNDINFASGKSTDFLCKYLSTGKGLPQILIRRRLRTSPQGLK from the coding sequence ATGCAATTCAACAACATTTTGAAGAACGATATAAACTTTGCATCCGGCAAATCTACTGACTTCTTGTGTAAATATCTATCGACAGGCAAGGGGCTCCCCCAAATTTTGATTCGAAGAAGACTCCGAACCTCTCCTCAAGGACTCAAGTAA
- the Y43F8B.17 gene encoding M48 family peptidase (Predicted) produces the protein MKSKRSRVRVYRFPKHWEKRYDFQCNSLGQHLQVYVDHSVFRLFYVIV, from the exons ATGAAGAGTAAAAGGTCTCGGGTTCGAGTCTATCGGTTCCCCAAACATTGGGAAAAAAGA tatgaCTTCCAATGTAATAGTCTGGGACAGCATCTTCAAGTGTATGTTGATCACAGTGTGTTCCGTCTGTTTTATGTAATTGTCTAA
- the Y43F8B.28 gene encoding Zf-3CxxC domain-containing protein (Partially confirmed by transcript evidence) produces the protein MTAILHKSFLEMSANDKMPIFKAPRALPPGRWKRSADAPPPPPPPPPPPSARPSVIVMAPPAQPQPAAAVSTKEAWIRFMEKKAEQAVFPSKEASTLQRKYLFDASTLVLTMCSECRRASRNLQMKQVDDDNQQLVINLCSICRANWRAQLASRFFKHDILLVKRKLAANQEADQEADQEADQA, from the coding sequence ATGACTGCTATACTGCACAAGTCATTTCTCGAGATGTCCGCCAACGACAAGATGCCGATTTTCAAGGCCCCAAGAGCGCTCCCACCTGGCCGCTGGAAGCGCTCGGCCGATGCTCCACCACCgccgccaccaccaccaccaccaccatctgCCAGGCCAAGCGTCATCGTAATGGCGCCACCGGCACAGCCTCAGCCGGCCGCTGCAGTCAGCACAAAGGAGGCATGGATCCGCTTCATGGAGAAGAAAGCGGAACAAGCTGTCTTCCCATCGAAGGAGGCGTCGACACTACAACGAAAGTATCTGTTCGACGCCAGTACACTTGTACTGACAATGTGCAGCGAGTGTCGAAGAGCCAGCCGTAACCTGCAGATGAAGCAGGTTGATGATGACAACCAACAGTTGGTCATCAACCTCTGCTCCATCTGCAGGGCCAACTGGAGGGCTCAACTCGCATCCCGATTCTTCAAGCACGACATCTTGTTGGTGAAAAGGAAGCTTGCCGCCAACCAGGAAGCCGACCAGGAAGCCGACCAGGAAGCCGACCAGgcctaa
- the Y43F8B.18 gene encoding Glycoprotein (Partially confirmed by transcript evidence) has translation MNLRLCLSLPSLLSSLVSGIVIYTRTNPPRIYDFRNIPLETNRYFNFVGYSRDGRSIVRSFSNFGSTIIDDTWQTYLTHPECVFDIIGIDDMLAHCKNRLYRMKNRVNQLLNTRVEAFTFDHVQNQLYTYNGGTIYRLQDFNFTVKMWSAPHVRDFNIVDGLLTVLHTNGSVLHNGTILARLDPSQYQRLPIYAAPSFKPWTDDSLNGLINFMLGSLTILLIEHCSRKATYSYKKRRVKRQNHIPV, from the coding sequence ATGAATCTTCGTCTCTGCCTGTCGCTTCCGTCTCTGCTTTCTTCTCTGGTCTCTGGTATTGTGATTTACACTCGAACAAATCCACCCAGAATCTACGACTTTCGGAACATCCCTTTAGAGACCAATagatactttaattttgtcgGTTACTCAAGAGATGGTCGTTCAATAGTTAGATCATTCAGTAATTTCGGCTCAACAATCATAGATGACACCTGGCAAACTTATCTCACACATCCAGAATGTGTTTTCGATATTATCGGTATTGATGATATGTTAGCTCATTGCAAAAATCGTCTTTATCGTATGAAGAATCGTGTTAATCAGCTGCTAAATACAAGAGTAGAAGCCTTTACTTTTGATCACGTCCAAAATCAGCTATACACATATAATGGAGGTACAATTTATCGGCTCCAAGATTTCAACTTTACTGTAAAAATGTGGTCAGCACCTCATGTCCGGGACTTTAATATTGTAGATGGTCTTTTGACGGTACTTCACACTAATGGCTCTGTCCTGCACAACGGTACAATTTTGGCTCGGTTGGACCCTTCACAATATCAGCGTCTCCCTATTTATGCTGCACCTTCTTTCAAACCTTGGACTGATGACTCACTAAATGGACTTATAAATTTTATGCTAGGATCCTTGACTATTCTGCTTATAGAACATTGCAGCCGTAAGGCCACTTACAGTTATAAGAAAAGACGAGTCAAGCGCCAGAATCATATTcctgtttaa